One Panicum virgatum strain AP13 chromosome 9K, P.virgatum_v5, whole genome shotgun sequence genomic region harbors:
- the LOC120651694 gene encoding uncharacterized protein LOC120651694 isoform X6 — MDHDDSDFQSQNFQLAGEDSNRFPSGLRPFALPKLDIEDQLQGHLRFDNLIDSEAFFSVQGHESNWIEVLSTGSSVVDFSSSAAESCSKTNNVWSEATSTESVEMLLKSVGENETTGNMDSNAHLQLSGMDSQIDQSIVHPESTNSPTDGTVVPTEKDQSESTHSRMTDDPDHSESTHSRMAADPSNTDPQLERFASLSMDKKSEQAAGSVAEKCIASEKLSSSINTSGSCPAVCSYFEGVQDDLSLDKLNVPSAKVDSRNEPFTGLAPLQNIYVTDSYHFEQDNKESEVDVAPQDPKVCHFNENKVEGGLTELQNLSCAGQSLGTVNLSSQVSNETLLPESSDGLLEAITNPVKLHRSDGTCNIVSSTLQPSFSQVQHGTEGLSNSVDRSNELIVNEFGISSNSAPCHRSEADSRNSNPHLVSSLSPERKVADATGVPEETMTAGPSSTNISCTGDESKLEVLEHHKDSVDNLESAALEEKTIEKIPVVSGNMEQMVENNHEENASGATDTSKDKVDSSDSIVPENSSADAFNASEDPKIPSINYEGSFNERDTPGIEEEPDSSHLFLSTSGPHEKMSAPVISSSSGITSTTVTDTSGTPGDKNGCSIGVSAADTSVLPDERDLIVSGMNHDVPSKEGTKSTLGDEDNNVIYPGSEPGGVMSAVPVGSNIDVYGSTVSVAKKEEYKEQANSLGGLTTGETQDKSGNHPDASSPKCQTDRSSIQCEHHTDPATPPALGISSGEVAEKVVETPQNASNDLNVHVQDAVLSHGTDHSPGTVTSQGKVGSSIVEPGHGNGICTSATCGSPSVISCSEPSPQEAGQGSDALLHHAQDGQSGDPKDCEASADAAQSSKQCSTRNVESAPGSKETKTAGGDKSFSFEVGAPPNASEKAPSPVWSPFPRYTASQSTEITQENPQPGSSLKSISDVSKETSIAKAGKEQLSERKVGESAGGPSDKANIDDNTKSNSSPPEQSQQHPTPECSDSVNFPFTDPQHVQLRAQIFVYGALIQGTPPGEAYMVAAFGESGGDVKPTWEAAWRSALERFQYQKSLYTGLETPTSSRIGSSVPEKANKGTTVRTAPASKKGGKTVVPTHSTANLHSPIFNVPLGSSTSTFNLQRGTHLDFSQAVSPFTYNSHMRQSSPAVAPWYTQSPGPRPAAWLIPPQNLIFDSSMQAAGPTNETAKGASSKNISISHTVSPALVPPSPAPSIVSSPVAVVDDEKQKAPPSGSKHGTASQKPRKRKKASASPEQQSVIASPQLKDVTSSTPAAKHTSGFTLSTHSPSNALVSRVVPNTGQITPLPNYQITGGMNSEQRIIFSEQIRGAIEQSTGQVKGASMHSVEAVRHKEGIWSHLSTISRNKLPREVEEKLISAAAAAEAAVSVAKAAAEAAKMASEAALQAKMMAEEALSSSTSLKSMHHETGEFGISSNPPGLSSSTPASSLKIKDSSRTSGSIISVAREAARKRVEEASAAAKRAENLDAILRAAELAAEAVYRAGTIIGMGEPLPFTLRELLEAGPDGYWKSESVRNKAGSGNHNPVTETLEVDAPANFSKSGRKRGRKPKYDQAIPNLEPSSSGKELPPEGIHSGHGVEDVPTTMAFDGNRNSTAPISFIWNGIEKGSAVEVLSDKGGFGVAWFSAKVVDIKDYIAFVSFDNHNGTDPHEVQVPLRQDGDKPPQIRLPHPATLSKFKTRKRRRETAGSCLWVIGDRVDAWVNDSWREGVIAQNYEGDETKYVVQFSVGGGGESLVVDAWNLRPSRVWKDGQWTEWSRARERKSKSNKGDSPLEKRQRTDLLQAGGDLSIVGEAGGPSKDKNTNNTKKPEELKPLALSQREMVFNVGKSVVENKSDALAFKRPGLQKEGSKVVYGVPKHGKKKKFMEVSKHYDAGQSDKISESNASSRFAKHSMPQLPRPRENTSKVDHNRGRRVAEMRSRIPKPTKSQNVAANSVPDKDSLPMSIPNSGVSERSFTFAESNTSTSNTKKPTVEKNNSVLGTGLRTEVPSVSEMQAASTDPTSKQNVSTNNRAKRKYVPAVGNVNRSTLRTSEKTSSDSGEPQRTSSGSAEPRRSNRRIQPTSRLLEGLQSSLIISKVPGEKVPRSNYRSASSRGRAHG, encoded by the exons ATGGATCATGACGATAGTGATTTTCAGAGCCAAAACTTTCAACTAGCTGGTGAAGACAGTAACAGGTTCCCTTCAGGTTTGCGGCCATTTGCACTCCCAAAACTTGATATCGAGGACCAGCTACAAGGCCATCTTCGATTTGATAATTTGATAGATTCAGAAGCATTTTTCAGCGTACAAGGGCACGAGAGTAATTGGATTGAGGTTTTGTCCACTGGAAGCAGTGTTGTTGATTTTAGCTCCAGTGCTGCTGAATCGTGCTCGAAGACTAATAATGTCTGGTCAGAGGCAACATCCACGGAATCTGTGGAAATGTTATTGAAATCAGTTGGAGAAAACGAGACAACTGGTAACATGGACAGTAATGCACACCTTCAGTTAAGTGGTATGGACAGTCAAATTGATCAGTCAATCGTGCATCCTGAATCAACTAACTCTCCGACAGATGGTACTGTAGTGCCAACTGAAAAAGATCAGTCTGAGAGCACTCATTCTAGAATGACTGACGATCCTGATCATTCTGAGAGCACTCATTCTAGAATGGCTGCTGACCCTTCAAACACCGATCCCCAGCTTGAGCGTTTTGCTTCTTTATCGATGGACAAGAAATCTGAGCAGGCAGCAGGTTCTGTTGCTGAGAAGTGCATAGCAAGTGAGAAGCTGTCCTCTTCAATTAACACATCAGGAAGCTGCCCAGCTGTTTGCAGCTATTTTGAAGGAGTTCAGGACGACCTTTCTCTGGACAAACTCAATGTACCCTCCGCCAAAGTTGATTCTAGGAATGAACCTTTCACAGGGTTGGCTCCCCTTCAGAACATATATGTCACTGATTCATATCACTTTGAACAGGATAATAAAGAATCAGAGGTTGATGTTGCACCTCAGGATCCGAAGGTTTGCCATTTTAATGAAAATAAAGTTGAAGGAGGACTAACTGAACTACAAAATTTGTCCTGTGCTGGTCAGTCTTTGGGCACTGTGAACTTGTCCAGTCAAGTTAGCAATGAAACTCTATTGCCAGAAAGTTCTGATGGATTGCTAGAAGCTATCACAAATCCAGTTAAGCTGCACAGAAGTGATGGTACTTGTAATATAGTCAGCAGCACTCTTCAACCATCTTTTTCCCAAGTGCAACATGGAACTGAAGGTCTGAGTAATTCAGTTGACAGGAGCAATGAACTCATCGTCAACGAGTTTGGCATTAGTTCAAATTCTGCTCCATGTCACCGATCTGAGGCAGACTCACGAAATTCTAATCCTCATCTTGTCAGTTCTCTGTCTCCCGAAAGAAAGGTCGCTGATGCCACTGGTGTTCCTGAAGAAACAATGACTGCTGGACCCAGTAGTACAAATATCAGCTGTACTGGTGATGAATCAAAACTTGAAGTGTTGGAGCACCATAAAGATTCTGTTGATAACCTAGAAAGTGCTGCATTGGAAGAAAAGACAATTGAGAAAATACCTGTAGTTTCAGGAAATATGGAGCAAATGGTGGAAAATAACCATGAAGAAAATGCTAGTGGTGCTACAGATACATCAAAAGATAAGGTTGACTCTTCTGACAGTATTGTACCTGAAAACTCTTCAGCTGATGCTTTCAATGCTTCAGAGGATCCAAAAATTCCCTCAATAAATTATGAGGGGTCATTCAATGAACGTGATACTCCTGGTATAGAAGAGGAGCCTGATAGCTCGCATTTGTTCCTTTCTACTTCTGGGCCTCATGAGAAAATGTCAGCACCGGTGATCAGTTCAAGCAGTGGCATCACTTCTACCACTGTTACTGACACTTCTGGGACTCCAGGAGATAAAAATGGCTGTTCAATAGGTGTTTCTGCTGCTGATACTTCTGTTTTACCTGATGAGAGGGATTTGATTGTTTCGGGAATGAATCATGATGTGCCATCCAAGGAAGGTACTAAATCCACTTTAGGAGATGAGGACAACAATGTTATTTATCCTGGCTCTGAACCAGGTGGGGTAATGTCAGCTGTGCCTGTGGGCTCAAACATTGATGTTTATGGTAGTACTGTTTCTGTTGCAAAAAAGGAGGAATACAAAGAGCAGGCTAATTCTTTGGGTGGTTTGACCACAGGAGAAACTCAGGATAAATCAG GTAACCATCCAGATGCTTCTTCACCAAAATGCCAGACTGATAGATCTTCGATACAATGTGAACATCATACAGATCCAGCCACACCACCTGCATTAGGCATCTCAAGTGGCGAGGTTGCTGAAAAGGTTGTAGAAACTCCACAAAATGCAAGCAATGATTTGAATGTACATGTGCAAG ATGCAGTGTTAAGTCATGGTACAGATCATAGTCCTGGTACTGTTACTTCCCAGGGCAAGGTAGGCTCAAGCATAGTGGAACCTGGCCATGGTAATGGAATCTGTACCAGTGCTACATGTGGCTCCCCTTCAGTGATTAGTTGCTCCGAACCCTCTCCCCAGGAAGCTGGACAGGGCAGTGATGCACTACTTCATCATGCACAAGATGGGCAGTCTGGGGATCCAAAAGATTGTGAAGCATCTGCAGATGCTGCTCAGAGCTCAAAACAATGTTCTACTAGAAATGTAGAATCTGCTCCTGGTTCTAAGGAGACTAAGACAGCAGGAGGTGATAAAAGCTTCTCATTTGAGGTGGGAGCTCCACCAAATGCATCTGAGAAAGCTCCTAGCCCTGTTTGGAGCCCGTTCCCTAGATACACAGCTTCTCAGAGTACCGAG ATAACCCAAGAAAATCCTCAACCTGGAAGTTCATTGAAGAGTATCAGTGATGTTAGTAAGGAAACATCTATTGCAAAGGCTGGTAAAGAACAGCTGTCAGAAAGGAAAGTGGGTGAAAGTGCTGGGGGGCCGTCAGACAAAGCTAACATTGACGATAACACTAAGAGTAACAGTTCACCGCCAGAGCAGTCACAGCAGCATCCAACCCCTGAGTGTTCTG ATTCGGTGAATTTTCCGTTCACAGATCCACAGCATGTGCAGCTACGTGCACAGATTTTTGTTTATGGAGCTCTTAT TCAAGGAACACCGCCAGGAGAGGCTTACATGGTGGCAGCTTTCGGAGAGTCTG GTGGTGATGTTAAACCTACATGGGAGGCAGCTTGGCGATCTGCTCTTGAAAGATTTCAGTACCAAAAATCACTTTATACTGGTTTAGAGACCCCCACGAGTTCACGTATAG GTAGTTCTGTGCCTGAAAAAGCTAATAAGGGTACAACAGTTAGAACTGCACCAGCTAGCAAAAAGGGTGGCAAAACTGTGGTACCAACACATTCTACTGCAAACCTGCACTCTCCAATTTTTAATGTGCCTCTCGGTAGTTCTACTTCTACGTTTAACCTGCAACGAGGTACTCATCTGGACTTTAGCCAGGCAGTATCACCATTTACATATAATTCACACATGAGGCAGTCGTCTCCTGCTGTTGCCCCCTGGTATACTCAGAGCCCTGGTCCACGTCCTGCAGCCTGGCTGATTCCTCCACAAAACTTAATATTTGATTCATCGATGCAAGCTGCTGGTCCTACAAATGAAACTGCAAAGGGGGCATCATCCAAAAATATATCCATTTCGCATACTGTTTCGCCTGCTTTAGTTCCACCTAGTCCGGCACCGTCTATTGTTTCTTCTCCAGTGGCGGTTGTGGATGATGAAAAGCAGAAGGCACCACCTTCTGGCTCTAAGCATGGAACAGCATCACAAAagccaagaaaaagaaagaaagcttCAGCAAGTCCAGAACAGCAATCTGTCATTGCCTCCCCTCAGCTCAAAGACGTTACGTCTTCTACTCCTGCCGCTAAGCACACATCAGGATTCACTTTATCTACCCATTCTCCAAGTAATGCTTTGGTTAGTAGGGTTGTTCCTAACACAGGTCAGATCACCCCTTTACCTAACTACCAGATCACTGGTGGTATGAATAGTGAGCAAAGAATCATCTTTTCAGAACAGATCCGTGGTGCAATAGAACAATCAACTGGACAAGTCAAAGGTGCAAGTATGCACTCAGTGGAGGCAGTTAGGCATAAAGAAGGTATATGGAGCCATCTATCCACAATCTCAAGAAACAAGTTACCTCGTGAAGTGGAAGAGAAGCTTATCtcagctgcagctgctgctgaagCAGCAGTTTCTGTTGCAAAGGCAGCTGCAGAAGCTGCCAAGATGGCGTCAGAGGCTGCATTGCAGGCGAAGATGATGGCAGAGGAAGCACTTAGCTCTTCTACATCTCTAAAGTCCATGCATCACGAAACTGGTGAGTTTGGTATCAGTAGCAATCCACCTGGACTGTCAAGTTCAACACCAGCATCATCTTTGAAAATTAAGGACAGCAGTCGTACCTCGGGTTCCATCATTTCAGTGGCACGGGAGGCTGCTAGAAAGAGGGTTGAAGAGGCATCTGCAGCTGCAAAACGTGCAGAAAACTTGGATGCCATACTGAGAGCTGCGGAGCTCGCTGCGGAGGCTGTGTACAGAGCTGGAACTATTATTGGAATGGGTGAACCATTACCTTTTACTCTAAGGGAGCTTTTAGAAGCTGGCCCGGATGGCTACTGGAAGTCTGAGAGTGTGAGGAATAAAGCTGGAAGTGGTAATCACAATCCAGTAACAGAAACATTGGAGGTAGATGCACCTGCTAATTTCAGTAAATCTGGCAGAAAGCGTGGTCGGAAACCTAAGTATGATCAAGCAATACCAAATTTGGAGCCATCTTCGAGTGGCAAAGAATTGCCGCCAGAAGGAATACACTCAG GGCATGGGGTTGAAGATGTTCCCACCACTATGGCGTTTGATGGTAACAGAAATAGTACAGCACCAATAAGCTTTATCTGGAATGGCATTGAAAAGGGATCTGCTGTTGAG GTATTATCTGACAAGGGTGGGTTTGGAGTAGCTTGGTTTTCTGCCAAGGTTGTCGATATAAAAGATTATATCGCATTTGTCAGTTTTGACAATCACAACG GAACTGATCCTCATGAAGTACAGGTGCCATTGAGACAAGACGGGGATAAACCGCCTCAAATACGTCTTCCTCACCCTGCTACCCTTTCCAAATTCAAAACTAGGAAACGGCGCAGGGAAACAGCAGGGAGTTGTTTATGGGTTATTGGAGATCGTGTAGATGCTTGGGTCAACGATAG TTGGCGTGAGGGAGTTATTGCTCAGAATTATGAGGGTGATGAGACAAAGTATGTTGTACAATTTTCAG ttggaggtggtggtgaGTCATTGGTTGTTGACGCTTGGAATCTTCGTCCATCACGTGTTTGGAAAGATGGTCAATGGACAGAGTGGTCCCGAGCAAGAGAAAGGAAATCTAAATCTAATAAG GGTGATTCACCTCTTGAGAAACGCCAAAGGACAGACCTGCTTCAAGCAGGTGGCGATCTATCTATTGTTGGTGAAGCAGGGGGTCCCTCCAAGGATAAGAATACCAACAATACAAAAAAGCCGGAGGAGCTAAAGCCATTGGCTTTGTCTCAGAGGGAAATGGTTTTCAACGTTGGGAAGAGTGTAGTTGAAAATAAATCTGATGCTCTTGCATTCAAACGGCCTGGATTGCAGAAAGAAGGATCAAAAGTCGTCTACGGCGTTCCAAAACatggaaagaagaagaagtttaTGGAAGTAAGCAAACATTATGATGCAGGCCAATCTGACAAGATTTCTGAGAGCAATGCATCTAGCAGATTTGCAAAACATTCAATGCCACAATTGCCAAGACCACGTGAAAATACCTCCAAAGTTGATCATAATAGAGGTAGGAGAGTAGCTGAGATGAGGTCCAGAATACCTAAACCTACAAAGTCACAGAATGTTGCAGCTAACAGTGTTCCTGACAAGGATTCCTTGCCCATGTCCATTCCAAATTCTGGTGTTTCCGAAAGGAGTTTTACTTTTGCGGAAAGTAACACAAGCACTTCGAACACCAAGAAGCCCACTGTCGAAAAAAATAATTCTGTGTTGGGCACGGGCCTTAGAACTGAAGTTCCTTCTGTTTCTGAAATGCAAGCTGCATCTACTGATCCTACTTCCAAGCAGAATGTGTCCACTAACAATCGAGCTAAAAGGAAATATGTTCCTGCTGTGGGTAACGTGAACAGAAGTACACTAAGAACCTCTGAAAAGACTAGTTCTGATTCTGGTGAGCCTCAAAGGACTAGTTCTGGTTCTGCTGAGCCCAGACGATCTAACCGGCGAATTCAGCCAACTTCGAGG TTACTAGAGGGTTTGCAAAGTTCCCTCATAATCTCCAAAGTTCCTGGCGAGAAGGTTCCGAGGAGCAATTACAGAAGTGCTTCGTCGAGAG GGAGAGCTCATGGCTGA